In a genomic window of Meriones unguiculatus strain TT.TT164.6M chromosome 8, Bangor_MerUng_6.1, whole genome shotgun sequence:
- the Cdpf1 gene encoding cysteine-rich DPF motif domain-containing protein 1 isoform X1 has product MASEAEPRPLGMFECQLCALTAPYTYVGQKPPDTQAVVLLEESYIMKDPFSSDKAKFLVLGSRCSVCSRLVCVGPVGTPGDLPGFALKIWEPPDQDCSLFYAKRVCLPCVQENISAFPQEIRQDVEKRKGASKRPSSHP; this is encoded by the exons ATGGCATCTGAGGCAGAGCCCCGTCCCCTGGGCATGTTTGAGTGCCAGCTCTGTGCCTTGACAGCTCCTTATACCTATGTTGGGCAGAAGCCCCCAGACACCCAGGCTGTTGT CCTCCTGGAGGAGAGCTACATCATGAAGGACCCCTTCTCCTCTGACAAGGCCAAGTTTCTGGTCCTCGGCTCTCGGTGCAGTGTGTGCAGCAGGCTGGTGTGTGTGGGCCCGGTGGGTACACCTGGGGACCTCCCAGGTTTTGCCCTGAAGATCTGGGAACCTCCTGATCAG GACTGCAGCCTATTCTATGCCAAGAGGGTCTGCCTCCCCTGTGTTCAGGAGAATATCAGTGCTTTCCCTCAGGAAATCCGTCAGGATGTGGAGAAGAGAAAAGGTGCCTCTAAGAGGCCCTCCAGCCATCCTTGA
- the Cdpf1 gene encoding cysteine-rich DPF motif domain-containing protein 1 isoform X2: MASEAEPRPLGMFECQLCALTAPYTYVGQKPPDTQAVVLLEESYIMKDPFSSDKAKFLVLGSRCSVCSRLVCVGPDCSLFYAKRVCLPCVQENISAFPQEIRQDVEKRKGASKRPSSHP; the protein is encoded by the exons ATGGCATCTGAGGCAGAGCCCCGTCCCCTGGGCATGTTTGAGTGCCAGCTCTGTGCCTTGACAGCTCCTTATACCTATGTTGGGCAGAAGCCCCCAGACACCCAGGCTGTTGT CCTCCTGGAGGAGAGCTACATCATGAAGGACCCCTTCTCCTCTGACAAGGCCAAGTTTCTGGTCCTCGGCTCTCGGTGCAGTGTGTGCAGCAGGCTGGTGTGTGTGGGCCCG GACTGCAGCCTATTCTATGCCAAGAGGGTCTGCCTCCCCTGTGTTCAGGAGAATATCAGTGCTTTCCCTCAGGAAATCCGTCAGGATGTGGAGAAGAGAAAAGGTGCCTCTAAGAGGCCCTCCAGCCATCCTTGA